The nucleotide sequence TTCTACATCTCTCTTGGTATTTTTTTAGATAAACAGATCTTCTTCTATACCTTCAATTACAGTCAATTACAGTTTTGGTTGCACCtctatatacatattaaaactgtttttacaTATCTCTATTCATCATAACTTAATCACAATGCTGTTTGAAAGCATCTACCAaactacaatatatatttaagtcCCTTAACTGCATTGCGCCTCACTTGGAAGCAGCTAGCTGTAATGCAATATTGAGCACCagttaaatatatgaataatgaaAAACAGCTTTGTGAGATCTATGTGGGGCAGTCTTTATGTCTTAAAGTGctcctattatgccatttttaagatTGCTACTATTGTTTTATGAGTCCCTAAACCACTCCTCTCTGTGAGCCCTCACTGCTGTGATTAGTCCTTTCCTGGGAAGTtatggcttagtggttagagaatctgattcctaaccctagggttgtgggttcgagtctcgggccggcaataccacgacttaggtgtccttgagcaaggcactgaacccccaactgctcccctggtGTAACAAAGCCACGCTGCCTAACCCAGGAGAGCTGACGTCCACTACTAACCCACCCTACATACCTCCTTATTACCATATCTAGATTCAGCCCACATTAAACATTCATGAGTAGCCTGAGCTACACTATCAAATAAATATGTCTTCCTTATAAGACAAGCATCACACAAACCGTTTCAACCACAGGTGATAAACACAGTATTGCCACTGGCGGAGTGCGcccaaaacaaaaatcacactAAATTTCTCTCCTTTTGTCAAACTGTACGATATGAGCCCAGTGTGTAAAAGCCAAGGCAGATTATGCATCTTTTATGACTGTTCGATATACATCTCAGCTAATGCAATATTTCTGAATCTGAGCTTTGCGTGAGGATACGATTAATTGAAAAGACAATTAATCGGCCTCCAGTGAGAATGTCACACTAAGCGATCAAAGACTGCCATTCTGGtcctacaaaataaatgtttcgcAATCCCTGAAATTAGTCTCAAGCAGCAAAATTGCATCTGGCTTTAGAAACATATTGATTAAAACAAAGCTGATCGCTGGTTTAGAAGAATACAGAATCAATGCTAAACCACAAACCTTGACTAGCACCATTGCAGAAGCAGTTCAGATAGTAGTAGAAACTGCTAAATGAGCAACTTGTAAGAGCTTTTATAAACTGAAGGTTTTTGATGAAGAAAAAAGCGACACTTGTCCATGCAACACATGGTACATGTCTGCATGCTGTGCACTTTTCCTTTACCAGGGTCTAAAACACAAGTCTGGCTAGATGCATTTCCCAGagcaaccattaaaaaaaaagcaatgcaaaaGGTAGTAATAAACATAGTATGCAACTCTATTTTACCTGAAATCTACACGTTAACTAAACagttaaatcttatttttatgaACACGCGGACAAATCATGTAGAAATATTAGTACAAACaccacatttatataatttaaagaataaaaattattCTATTAAACAAAAACTCTCAAAACATTAAATAGAAAAGGATCATAAAGATAGCATATTTAGGGAAACTGTGATTGATTGTGCAACTTTTTGTGCAGTCGAAGCAATACCTGATCCGTACTCCTGTCACAAAAATAAAGCATGGCTTGAAGACAGAGAAGGAaggacagaaaatatatattgtaagcTACTTCTGTTTGATTTAATAACACCGAGACAAACCTACAGTCAAGGCTCATTTTGAGGGAGGATTGCTTTGCTTTATGTAGAAGAATAAAGGACAGCTTTAAGAGCCGCTTCAATCTTGGCTATTTAATAAAGCAGAAATAGAAATGAGGGTTTTTTGGAAGGAAGGTAGATATCAAGAGTTTTACCCATCCTCGGTACGATACACTTCAGACCTGTGAGTTTGACAAGCTAAATGTGCAACTGTAAAAACattaactatataaaaataatctGAGCAGCCAAAAAGACAAGCAAATCAACTTCGTATATTACTACGCATAATAAACACTGCCTCGCAAAAAGGCTCTGATATTGAGTTTTAGCTTTCTTGTGCCCCGAGGAAAGAAAAAGCCCAGCTTTAACACAAGCAAGTACTTGTGCCAAGTCCACTAGGCAGCCCTGCGGTCAAACAAGAAATGATTTTAAAACGGTCATCTTTACCTCTTCTGAATTTTCAGTCCCAGCATCCTTTCCACCGCTGGAATTGCTGTTCTTTGTGCTGCTTTTTGCAGATTTGTTTGGTTCCTGTAATGACCACAAAAGAACCAATACATTTAATTCAGAGTCATAAAATCAAATGAGGCTCCTATTATTCTGATCACATTTAAAATAgcctttttttggggggtggtcTGCAAACAAGTCAGATCAAAGGGCATGTCATGCTGCAGGACAGGTATGACGGGAGATGGCCACCAGCAGCCCAATTGTAAACTATATTTTGAATCAATCAAAACATTGACTGCTTTCTGGGAATGAGAAATGATTTGAGTTCACACCGTCCAGCATCATATGCACAGTGACAAACTTGTCCACTAATATATCGAGCGTTTATATAACGATGCCCACAGCTTGtccactgaatcattgactcatgCAGGGACAGGAGAACATGTTTGCGTGTTCAGCTTATGCTGCAATCTGTCAACTAATAACGTTACGCCTCTATTCACATATTAACGGCCGATCATAATCTCACTATATGTGTGAAACAGCTATCGGAGAGCATTCTCTCAAACATAAAAGACTGACATCTTGAATACAGGTCACGCTGAACTAAAGAAAACGCGTTGtcgttatttaaaaaatcttgtgAACATGCAACTGTCAGTATTTTTACTTGAGACTTACAGGCGAAATTTGCGCCCTTAGCGGGCTAAGTTAGCGGCTAGCGCGGCCTTCTCTTATAAAAAACAACGCCAGCAAATGCGATAGAGTAATTGTTATACAAACTTAATTATCTGACACATTGATAAGACGTGTTATGATTGTAATCTGTACTTTACCTTCTCTTTCTTAGTTTTATTCGGCATTTTGCAAATGTTGTCTTTAGCCTTGCCTCCGTGATAAGGCTTCCCTCGCACTCGGGCTCTCGCGCACACTGTTACCTCCAGCTCCCCGCGCCCTCCCTTCACCATTCGTAATCTAATTGGTCAGCAAGGCTGGAAACTACCTGGCAACAGCATATCGGAATTTTTCTATTGGCCGATTTTTGTATCAGACAGTCTTTTGAGCTTTCTGAACGGGGTCCTGGCTGCGGAGAGAAAGGGGAATACAGCTGTTGTTGACGGCTTATCTATCTCAAGTGGAAGTGCAGATTGTCTCGAGAGGAATTGATTGTGGGAGGGAGACTGGTGTTGGTGACATTGAAAGTTAACAGAGTCAGAATAAGGTCATCCAGAGGCTATTTTGGATGTATAAAGCAAAAGAGCTGGAACccttatataattttatatgtgaATATTGATGCAGTGGAGTTcatttgtggtccaggttcagaGTTATTGTGTCATCAGATAGATTGTAATATATTCAATGTATTAAGGGTATTATACATTATgatagtgatttaaaaaaaaaaaactgctgcattGAGGAAGTTCCACtgcaattaactttttaataaagggttaaaaaataataatcaacaaatgtaggttttctttatatatatatatatatatatatatatatatatatatatatatatatatatatttatatatatatatatacacaatctTTACCTTTGAATTAGTTTTACACATCATCCTTTTGTACACATCTAAACCCATATTTATCGTTTTATATTTAGACATAAAACAGTAttataatgcaattataaaatctacattttaaattaaaaataatattttgtacattttcttaaGATTCCCTCAAAAAAGACGTCCATACAGAAACATCTACTGCCATCTATTGGCATCTCAAAACCATTTCGAAACGAGACtatacattcatttaattttgattcaaacagccaaaagaaaacaaacatgattgcATTCATAaccttttatttgaaaaaaacataaaaaaaatattttcatttgccTGTCAGTAACTTCGGATTTCATTGCAATTTTTAACAAATTCACTAGTTAATGAAGATGGTGAAAAAAAGCGTAGTTCACGTCCAAATTGAAAATTAAGTAATTTACTCGGTCGTCTTTCCAAACATGCATGACTGGACTGTGTCGAACACAATATAAGATAGTGTAAAAGTTTGAGTCAATGGATTTTAATTGTATGAGAcgagaaaaaaagcttttttttttttttttcaaaatatcttcttttgtattctacAGTAAAGTTTCTGATTCATCATTGTGCACGAGGAtgagtaaaataattttcatgtCGGGGTGAACTATGCTTTTTACTATGCTATTTTTAAAACTTGCTCAGACTAAGTGCCTCTATCTACATGAATTATGATGATTCATTCATGATAAAGTACCAAAACCAGTTAAGGCAAAAACACTTACCTTCATGGTAAGCTGCAGGCAAATTTTTAAAGATGTTCTTTCCTGGATGCAGATGTCAGCTGTAATATTGCcgtcattaaaacacaatgtaaaccAACCAACCATAAATCCATCAAATGCCTAATGTCTAAACAGTGGAATTTCTAAATACATTCATTATCTTAAGGTTTGATTTCTATCAGGATTCATGCATATATGGAAAACTATTTGTATGTGAATAATGCACAGATAAAACCAATACAAGTTCAGTAATATCATGTTCAAGATGTTTACTAAAAGCAGTTACAGCATATTGGCtataaatttgtaatttaaatgagCAATTATATGTTTGATGTCCATGCAAATATGTACACAGCACAATGGGCCTCATTCAAGAAACACCAACATAATAGATTTGTAAATAAAACCGCTCATAAAACCATGTTAACGCAAACCGTTTCACTCAGTGTGGCAAAGTACCTGAAAGAAAGGTTTTATGAATGATTTACACAGAAATCCGTTCTGCTCATGTTTCACCAATGAGGCCTGATGTGtgcaaaaggtaaaaaaataaataaataattaaaagcctTAATCTAATAACAGCAGTAATAAGCATATCAGTAAGAAACGAAGACAGAAAGGGTTGCTGTGATTTATTTGAGCTAGCACAGAACGTGTGCAATTACACCAACTATCTGTAGATGCTAATGTTGCATGGTAGCAATGTTAACATTATAACACAACAttgattcctttaaaaaaaatgaactggAAAGAAAAGCCATCAAAACAGAGTACAGTGTCATAAAAAATATGAAGGCCAAGCCTGATATTTTCTGTTCAGAGTTGTGAACGCACATGTCCTTGAAGCATGAACTCCACACCATTTCTCTTCTGAGCCTGGATGTTTCTGGCTCctgcattaaaatatcttaatttatttaaatggaacGAACAGAGCAAATGGCTTCACAGACTTAAATGTTTGATTCACATCATATTCATTATATGTTTTACATTACCTTTGGGAAAAAGGAATGGTTTCTGCTGGAAAAAAATAAGGAAACAAGTAGCTCAATACCAGGTGCTTTTGACGAGATAGCGAAACTTTTACACATATTAAGGATTCATTACTAGATGCAAGTTCTCATTCTCTTAGAGGGATTCCTTCCCCAGCACCCACTTCAGAATGAATGCTTTTCAGTCCACGTTTTCACTGGCATTACCTGCCAAAAGGTTAAGAATACACATGAAACATTCTAACTGGATAAAGCAAAGAATACTTCAAAATCACTTATTTACATTCAGAGGTAACATGTACATTCCTAAACCTACTCTTGGAAGGTCCTTTACAAAGGTTCAAAATTGAATTCAAATGTGTCCAAGTTCAGTTGCTCAGTGAAAGAACCAGGAAGAGGGGAGAATGACATGGGTTCCTCAGGTTCCAGAGGGTTTTCCTCTTCATTATTTGTCTGCATTGTATCCTGACTATCTACTTCCATCACAGTTATATCCCCCACAGATATTTCAAAAGATTTAAGAACTTGTTGATCATCAAAATCTTCCTCTTTCGCATCATCTTCATTTTGAAGGTCAGGTTTTAAGATGTTATCCTCAAAGGCTTGTTCAAATTCGGAGTCCTCGTTCTTGGGAGATTCTTCACTCTGGGCAACAGTTGATTCCACGTTCTTCTGAGATTCTTCTTTTTGGGCAACTTCTGAGTCCTCGTACATGAGAGGTTCTTCTCTCTGGGCAACATCAGATTCCTCGTTCTTGGGAGATACTTCACTCTGGGCAACATTTGAGTCCTCGTTCCTCGCAAAATATGATTCCTCATACTTGAGAAGTTCTTCTCTCTGGGCAACATCTGAATCCTCGTTCTTGGGAGATTCTTCTCTCTGGGCAACCTCTGAGTCCAAGTACATGAGAGGTTCTTCTCTCTGGGCAAAATATGATTCCTCATACTTGAGAGGTTCTTCTCTCTGGGCAACATCTGAATCCTCGTACTTGAGAGGGTCTTCTCTCTGGGCAACATCTGAATCCTCGTACTTGAGAGGTTCTTCTCTCTGGGCAACATCTGAATCCTCGTTCTTGGGAGATTCTTCTTTTTGGGCAACCTCTGAGTCCTCGTACATGAGAGGTTCttctgtctgagtgacatttgaTTCCTCGTTCTTTGGGGGTTCTTCACTCTGGGCAACATCTGATTCCTCATTCTTGGGAGATTCTTCACTCTGGGCAACATCTGAGTCCTCGTACTTGAGAGGTTCTTCTCTCTGGGCAACATCTGATTCCTCGTTTTTGGGAGATTCTTCACTCTGGGCAACATCTGATTCCTCGTACTTGAGAGGTTCTTCTCTCTGGGCAACATCTGAGTCCTCGTACTTGGGAGATTCTTCACTCTGGGCAACATCTGATTCCTCGTACTTGAGAGGTTCTTCTCTCTGGGCAACATCTGAGTCCTCGTACTTGGGAGATTCTTCACTCTGGGCAACATCTGATTCCTCGTACTTGAGAGGTTCTTCTCTCTGGGCAACATCTGATTCCTCGTACTTGAGAGGTTCTTCTCTCTGGGCAACATCTGATTCCTCGTTCTTGGGAGATTCTTCACTCTGGGAAACATCAGATTCCTCGTTCTTGGGAGATTCTTCACTCTGGGCAACTTCTGAGTTCTTGTACTTGAGAGTTTCTTCTCTCTGGGCAACATCTGATTCCTCGTTGTTGGGAGATTCTTCACCCTGGGAAACATCTGATTCCTCGTTCTTGAGAGGTTCTTCTCTCTGGGCAACATTTGATTCCTCGTTCTTGGGGGTTTCTTCTGTCAGGGCAACTTCTGAGTCTTTGTTTTCGGGAAATTCTTCTCTCTGGGCAACAGTAGATTCCTCACTCTTGGGAGGTTCTTCACTCTGGGAAACATCAGATTCCTCGTTCTTGGGAGATACTTCACTCTGGGCAACTTCTGAGTCCTTGTACTTGAGAGTTTCTTCTCTCTGGGCAACATTTGATTCCTCATTCTTCGGGGTTTTTTCTTTTTGGGCAACTTTCAAGTCCTCACTCTTGAGAGTTTCCTCTTTTAGGGCAACTTCTGACTCCTCGTTCTTGAGAGGTTCTTTGCTCTGGCAAACATCActaacacttttgtttttattgttggaCTCTTTGCCGGTTAAACCACTGTCTTGAGGAGCAAATCCATAGGTTTTTTTGTCACCAATACTGGCACTGACAGATGCTTTAACTGCGGCACTGTCACTGTAAAAAATGTCATACAAATCTTTTGCTTTTCCTGCTGCAAGGGTTGTCTTTGGCTTTACAGTTTTGGGAGATGGGTCTCTGGCATTAGAAGAAAGCTGAGGAGGAGGTCGAAGGATTACAGTGAGCTTCTGCTCCTCCTCAGGCACTCCAGGAGCAGCCACATCAGATTCTAAAGTAATAACACACTGACGGGGGGTAACAGGATTCATCTGGCTGGGATTTACCATTTTTGGTGCCACAGTGGGAGACTGAAGTGGTACAGGTATGTTGATATCTACAGGCTTTGCAGAGGTgtcctttgtttgttttaattgtacCTCTTCTCCACCAAATGCCTTAGAGATGAGGTCTGCTGACAATGCTGGGACCCCCTGAGTTCCTGTTACAGGTGCAGGAGATTTGTCAGCAGATGGTGTTGGTTTATTTTGCACACCTGTGTAAGACTTCCTAATAACCATGGGAGCTTGGGGAGGAGGTAAATTAGGATTAGCTTTATTTTCGTTGTATGCTAGCCATTCACCTGAAGGGGGAAGCACAGTCTTTCCTGACAATTTTATAGCAATGGATTTTGCAGCAGCTATAGACTTCGAAAAAGGATCTAGCTCAGCATCCGTGTTTTCTGCCATTTCTGTAGGCAtactctcttcctcttcctttaaGAATTGCGCTGCCATCCTCTCTGCCTCCTTCTCCAGTGCAGTCTTCTGTGGCTTTTTCAGACCGAACCTTCCAAAGCCAAACCGACCAGCTGCTTCCTCGTTCTTTTTGCGAAGTTTAGCAAGCAAGGCAGGACTAGGGCCACATAAGACTTTAGGAGGCTCGCTAGGTTTATCTGGTTCTGATTTACCATCTTTAGCATTGGACTTCCCTATGCTCTCCTTGTCATCTTTGGAATAACCAGCCTTGCCCTTCTGGTGCTGAGCTTTATCttcctttttttcatatttcccatTACTCTCTTGGTCCTCATCCCACTTTGATTTCGGCCATTTCCCCCAGTCCTCATCTTTGTACTTTGACGACTTCTCTTCAACCTCCCGAGTGTACTTGTATTTCTTATCCTCTTCTCTGCCATACTTGGACTTTTCCTCTTCTCTACCATATCGGCCCCTATCATCATCCTTTCTAAATCTATATCTGTCATCCTCGTCTCTATATCGATAGTGTTCATCATCTCTGTTTCTAAATCTGTCCTCTTCATACCTTGTTCTTTCCCCTTCCTCCTTCCTGTACCTATGCGTGTATTCCTCTTCTTTTCTGAAGCGGTTTCGCTCATCATCATCTTTTTTGTATCTAGCTCTCTCATCCTCTTCCTTTATTTTGACTCTCTCATCATCCtccttgtatttttgtttatcaaAATCATCTTTCTTGTATTTCTCCTTGAGTTTATTCTCATTCTCTTTGATATTCTTATACTCCTCTTCCTTGCTGTACTGTGGTTTTGTCTCCACTTCATTACTTGACATTTTTCCTTTGTTGTGTTTGGATTTCTTTATATCTTCCTGTTCGTTGTCTTCACGTTTTCGTTTGTGCTCTGAACTCTTTTGGCTCCCTAAGCCAGCCTGACGGTCAAGGTTCCTCCTTTGTTCATAGAGCggattttcatacatttttgccTGGTGACAAAAATCACAAGAATGCATATTAGACAatctggtgtaaaaaaaaaaagttattataattaGTAGTCACTTCCTAactcaattaaatatataatgaacATCATGTGTGATATGCACCTTGTATCTCTCATTGTGAGCATGGCAGGTAACATGGGCCTCAGCGCAAATGGGATCACCAAAAAACTCCTCACATAACTGGCAGAAGAATCCCCTTACAGGGATCAAGAACTCAGAGCCTAAAGGAGGGAATACAGtacaaaattaaatactttttccaGTAATGTGTAATCTTTTTGATGCCTGGTAGTTTACCCTTGCTCTGTTCCAATAATGAGACACACTGCAAGAAAACCACAGTTTCAGACACTGCAA is from Carassius auratus strain Wakin chromosome 13, ASM336829v1, whole genome shotgun sequence and encodes:
- the LOC113113057 gene encoding zinc finger protein 318-like is translated as MYRGSRPHRGGYHPPPSRGFGPRPEPGHRGPPDPYRRPSPRRRYSPPGEYRGARPQRGYGRYTPSPPRGLPIDHSLVITVGNELTHPGTEAPYVRDYGAGESQYKKPCYSPRRSSYDGHSDRGSRRRSVSRGRSRGRSRSPGYGRSKSRPRSRSRSRSYSRGRSPERAKSRARSKSRTRGRSYSRSRSRSGSRGRRQSRARSRARSKSRPRSRSRERSRSRGRSRGRSRARSWSRSASRSGSSSSSGSSRSRQSSVNRRVKSGHLRVKEEDFTELEKARRRKEIQDTLVQPAKSILKKRMDSSETDSPMLVQNSDSPRGNPDGGLSHEAEQLLCALSKTMDPDLFTSMLGKSSDGSFLEELIGKIQTAREGGSDLLLPQEKGRQEKSDLTEFLGMIAEVAQQHHVKKSQPDIEDEEKFLYGDEEEEGDEVKSANSNFPDTSYPRSCDIQRREPYTFGHTGEPVMSHSQRDSRQADSHRSSATPEVHAKEEPGDFPPGIGPQDVKVRKEVEEYEKIQDLLKTIGLDLGMAEISKMAARTQARLHGNTPVKTPTRRQSDRKHRSRSRSSSSSSSRSSSRSSSRSRNKRSRSRSASLDHTSRRSKKKPVSPERRSPCSNIQNKKEAKPGIAESGWPAAPTVGPGPQTYPSRPSLPAHPMPPYPGPPPGGVMPPEYPPGCYDPYGNYVPYMPPGWPMYPPPGMPVPPHSPMDSYSLPNIERPFLKVIKTVQGESKEDDPKAPLKSDPVATKAITSGIQRKEMEDKNTASQKQKVMEELEKLKKEKGVRHKRKENLLKDVETLRKQQGELLRKKRREKDGHKDPVLIELGQLQEDAMAQISKLRAEQREADKKYEELVKVALILGIDYKDSKIPGDHGQQPLQSKKESTRSPEKSGAKTSTAYNKAAPSKSRVSPEKLKSPPPSSSHSLDTAAEQFEYYDAGNHWCKNCNVTSGSMFDYFMHLHSKTHRKTLDPYDRPWAKSEGEKKHPAGKRTSKPAKGSEFLIPVRGFFCQLCEEFFGDPICAEAHVTCHAHNERYKAKMYENPLYEQRRNLDRQAGLGSQKSSEHKRKREDNEQEDIKKSKHNKGKMSSNEVETKPQYSKEEEYKNIKENENKLKEKYKKDDFDKQKYKEDDERVKIKEEDERARYKKDDDERNRFRKEEEYTHRYRKEEGERTRYEEDRFRNRDDEHYRYRDEDDRYRFRKDDDRGRYGREEEKSKYGREEDKKYKYTREVEEKSSKYKDEDWGKWPKSKWDEDQESNGKYEKKEDKAQHQKGKAGYSKDDKESIGKSNAKDGKSEPDKPSEPPKVLCGPSPALLAKLRKKNEEAAGRFGFGRFGLKKPQKTALEKEAERMAAQFLKEEEESMPTEMAENTDAELDPFSKSIAAAKSIAIKLSGKTVLPPSGEWLAYNENKANPNLPPPQAPMVIRKSYTGVQNKPTPSADKSPAPVTGTQGVPALSADLISKAFGGEEVQLKQTKDTSAKPVDINIPVPLQSPTVAPKMVNPSQMNPVTPRQCVITLESDVAAPGVPEEEQKLTVILRPPPQLSSNARDPSPKTVKPKTTLAAGKAKDLYDIFYSDSAAVKASVSASIGDKKTYGFAPQDSGLTGKESNNKNKSVSDVCQSKEPLKNEESEVALKEETLKSEDLKVAQKEKTPKNEESNVAQREETLKYKDSEVAQSEVSPKNEESDVSQSEEPPKSEESTVAQREEFPENKDSEVALTEETPKNEESNVAQREEPLKNEESDVSQGEESPNNEESDVAQREETLKYKNSEVAQSEESPKNEESDVSQSEESPKNEESDVAQREEPLKYEESDVAQREEPLKYEESDVAQSEESPKYEDSDVAQREEPLKYEESDVAQSEESPKYEDSDVAQREEPLKYEESDVAQSEESPKNEESDVAQREEPLKYEDSDVAQSEESPKNEESDVAQSEEPPKNEESNVTQTEEPLMYEDSEVAQKEESPKNEDSDVAQREEPLKYEDSDVAQREDPLKYEDSDVAQREEPLKYEESYFAQREEPLMYLDSEVAQREESPKNEDSDVAQREELLKYEESYFARNEDSNVAQSEVSPKNEESDVAQREEPLMYEDSEVAQKEESQKNVESTVAQSEESPKNEDSEFEQAFEDNILKPDLQNEDDAKEEDFDDQQVLKSFEISVGDITVMEVDSQDTMQTNNEEENPLEPEEPMSFSPLPGSFTEQLNLDTFEFNFEPL